In Arachis hypogaea cultivar Tifrunner chromosome 7, arahy.Tifrunner.gnm2.J5K5, whole genome shotgun sequence, the genomic window gttttttttattcaatttattcaTATACAATTAATAATGGCtagatgttcaatttattaggtgTGCAGATCGTTATCGTAATGTTAAAGTTTAAGAAGTAATTTAgagataaagtattttttttactttattagatCAATTCTAGAACccattatttacaaaaattatgATCTATTTAacaaaactattttatttttttattatgttttcatcaTAGTTAACAGCGTAATAAAATAGAATGATTAAGGTAAAAAAGTCTTTCCTATCATCTCAGATAATGGATAAAAAGTTTAGTATGATAGCTATGGTCTATCTTAGCATGGCGCTAAGGCCGCGTTTAGAAGAGAGATCGAGAATGAAAGATTGAAATTGTGAGATAGAGATTGATATTATATTTGGTATAAAATGTATTGGATTGAGTTatgatttaatattatatttaatttaaaataaatgtggAGATTAgaggataaatttaaaatttgaaaaattaaattaagatatttttaagaataaatattattaaagtttcagtcccTTATATCCTCACTTTTTAAAGATACTAAAGAAATTGAAACTTTGGAaatggagactgaaattttagtttCATTCTTTAGCTACCAAATATAATACTAAGTCACAGTCTCCTAATCTCAGTTTTAGTCCTCCTAATCAAACGCTACCTAACGGTTTTGCAATGAAAATAATATCAGAGACCAATATAGACCAAAAATGCTAAGTTAAAAGACCAAATTAAGTAAATTGAAATTTTAGAGATGAAATTAAGATGTGAGAATAATTTGAGAAACCAATATGAAAATAACTCAAATGATAAACCAATTATTATCTTATAACACGATATTTACACACTAAATTAagaattaactattatttttatatatattcccATGcatatttcatatattttttatttatattttatattctaaaatatattttatacaaataattaattttattattgctttttatatacctataatataattaataaataaacgtgtaaaatttttcaaatcaaattaagaATTTAATCTTGATATATTATGTAAACCAATTTTACTTATGTATCATGTAATCTCGtatccaaaaataattattttttacataaccTACATGAATAGTCACAGATGTGATTGAACAACAAATTGAGAATATATGAAAAttcattcaaattaattttaccCTTCCAAATGAATTCGATCTAGAGGTTCTTTTCTTGATGCACTCCTGTATAACTTATCAAGATTTTCTTCTTAATCATGTAAGATCCTAAACAAGAATCATTATTTATTATGCAATAAAATAACCAGTTAAGGTGGTCCAGATATAATTGAGTGTCTCTCAGAACCATCTTTGTTAATTATGATGAAATAAGAATTAGCAACACATATACAAATGATCCCAAAGTTTCAATTATAAGagccttgaaaaaaaaattatgatgatgataataatagtaGTAACTGCTATAAGGAACTAACCATTACAGGAACATGTTTCATTCACCTACTATAATTTACAGTCATTTGCTGTTGATCTGTATTAGGCACTTCAGAAGCAATAATACATCTCAACCATTCATGTTTCATTTGTATAAGAATGTTGTGCATGTCCATACAAGAAAAAAAACaggtaacataaaaaatatatatatattctgccACCATAATAATATTCTTAAACTAATGTAATATATTCTATTAGAAGTAGAGAATGTGCTAATAGTGAAGGGACCCCATTGATGCCATACCATTGCTGGAACTTCTCAACTCTTGTTTACCAACACCATAATTATTGTCACAAGAATTGGTAGTAGCAGTAGAAGAAAGCTTTTGAGCTGAAGGGGCAGAAGTAGAAGGAACAACACCTTTCCCCATTTGTTGAACTTCAAGTGGAGATAGTATCTTAATGGACCATACACTGTTCACAAACTCCCTGCAACAACGACGACGAAAAATGAAGTCTAAGTCTTtcgaatatgaaataagaaatcGGCAAAATCTCGTGTGGCGGTTTTATTTTGCAGAATTGATTTAGCTGGAATTGCTTTTGAAGTAATTTACATAAGTTTTACCTCTCCCACAAACAATTCCAGAGGCAACAATTGATTTTGAGAAAAGAAAAtcaaacatcatagaaaaattacaataaaccaaaaaaatAGAGAATCAATAGTTGAAAAATATCCATAAATTCAAATTTTCAGCAGTCAAACCAACGACAAAAACTGTAATACTCCCTCCATTTCAAATTAACTGTCTCTTTTGAGTTGTGCACAAGTATTAAGACATACATTAAGTTTTGTAGAAAATATAagcaatcaaaagaaaaagactcGAGTATCCTTAATACTATTTTCGCTCAATTAATTCTTTAAGTGTTTTAACTTTCTCTTTCTATTCAACAGTAGAGGGCATAAtagataaaatttaattaatgacTTCTTGAAATTAGAAAGACACTTAATttgcaacaaaaataaaaatgaaaagagaGTTAATATGGAACGGGGGCGTAAATCGTTTACCAACAAAACATAGAGAGACATTCGAATGAGGTGACTTACTGCCAGGGATCATCACCAAGAAGGAGAATGTCATTCTCCCGGTCAACAAATACAAGCTGCCAGCCTGATCTCTGAGGATCCTCTAGTTGGCCTTCGAGGCCAAATAACCGAGCAAGTTCACTGCGCAGCTCGTCATAGCTGCTGAACTTCGAAATGTCCAGTGACCTGCCTAAGGACCTTGACTTGTGAACCTGTCAAGATTTCACATTCAAAAACAATGCGAATTTCTacacataaaatataaaaataaaggcataacaacaataaacaaaaaaaaaaaagaagctagTCATCATCACCTTGACAAAGGTTCCAGTTGGAGTATTGGATTGGTCTACATTTTCGGAAGACTGCAAGAATCCCGATTCATCGACACAACTTGAAGTTGTTACGTTTGAACTTAGGGGGAAATCGGAGCCAGGAGCATTAGCACCACCACAATTTGGAGCAGAAAAAGTCATTGACAATGAATCATTCACATTGCCTAGATTTCTAAGGTTTTGCATGCCATTTTGCAGCATAAGAGAAGAAGGATCTATGTTTATCCCAAACAAAAGATTGCTATGAGGATCAGCTGCACCTTGATATGCAGAATGTTCTCTTCCAGGAAACGGAGGCAAAGCGGTAAGTTCGGACACATTTGATTGTGATGTTCCCAAATTTTCCACCTGAGGCAATACACACTGAGCACCAGCTGATGGTACCTGAGATTCAACGGTTATTTGCTTCGGTAGTAAGGCTCCAGAAGACAAGACAGAGTTCGGTCCGTTCCGGTTAAGTAACTGTGATGCTCCATCCTGAGAGAATGAGCCTAGTAGACTTTGCATAGGGGAAACATCAGAGCTTGAAACATGATTCCTGATTGGCTCGGGAAAGCTCTGCTGCTGGCAATGTGAAGCAAGGGCTTGCAAGGATGGAGATTGAGGTTGTGTAGCTGCTGCAAAATTAGACAAAGGAGAGACTAAATTCTGTAACTGCTGCTGAACAGGCACAGTTTTTAGTTGCTGCTGCTGTTGCCGCTGATCGCTATATGGGTGGTAACGAAGCAACTGCTGTGGTGAAATCTGTGACGGTGCAGGAGTTTGATGTTCTTGAAAATTTTGTAGAAGAGTGTTTTGGGGCTGAGACTGTGGTAACACTTGTCTCTGTAACTCAGATGCAAAAGCAGAAGGAACATTTGAAGGCTGCTGAAACTGCAACAGAGATTGGGATGAAGGTTTTGAAGGATCCATCGTCCTCATTTCCTGGAATGCAGCAGAAGTCATTGCTTGGTATAACTCCGGTTGGAGTCCTGGCATGGAAGCATCAAATCTCGGTTGCAACCACGGTGTAACACCGAGCCCCTGGAAGTTCAATGATTGCATTCCTTGATCCCCAAGCCCACTTTGGAGCCACATGAAAGGAGAATTAATGCCCATGTCACCACCATCCTTGAGACCTGAAGCACACAAATCAAATGGCAAAATGGTCTTAACAGATACCATGTCATGTACCTCGCAGCATAAAATAAACCATAGCACAGTATTGTAAACATCCCAGGTGATGCCATAATAAATTAACAATCCACCATGTACCGTATAAAGAAGGTAGTCCAGATGGCCAAGGACGCCTCAACCTCAAGGGGAATGGAGATGGATACATTGGGAATGTTGTCAAAGGCTCAATCTCCCACAAGGAGACTCTTGGTTGCCTATCTCCTGCAGTAGACTCATCCCAACCAACCTAAACCAGCAGGCAAAAGTTAAAGAACAAAATTCAACATTATCATTTAGGAAGGTATAAGATACCTCTAATTGTGATAAAATCTATCATGGCAAAATCATATTGCTAGAAGAATTAAACAGTTGTAACAAACCTTCACAGAACGCCAGTGTGAATTTGGCCAGCGGACTGAATCTAAATCACTAATGCCTGTTATAGTACCCATATATCTGTTCGATGGTATTCAGTGAATAGATATATCAATGCATGTAAGAACCTCATATAAACAATACATCATTTGGATCCTACTAAAAAAGAAGGGATAATTATGATAAATAATACTTACCGACGGACACTTGACTCTTCTGTCTCGAAGAGCATCCTAAACCGCATACCAACAGATACTCGTGTATGATACACTGCTTTAACATACTTGGTCAAGGGAATGACAAATTCAGATGGGCTTGCCCTAAAGCAAATCAAGTAAACTTAGTAAGGTTTGAAATATTATGCTTTTGAACAGTAGAATTATAGCAACCAACCTAGGATTATAAAATATAGTAAAACGGCTGTTTGTGGCAGCTGCATGAGCTGCAGCAGCGAGGAGACCAATGTGCATGCTATCACTTGACAGAACTGATGATGGCATGACAGTCTGCGGACGATTTGCTCTCCGTATACCCAAAAGTAATTGATTTTTTTCATTCCTGTAATAAGGTATTAAGGTAAAAGAGAG contains:
- the LOC112702083 gene encoding auxin response factor 6, with the protein product MKLSSSGFNQPAEEEGEKKTLNSELWHACAGPLVSLPPVGSRVVYFPQGHSEQVAASTNREADVHIPNYPNLPPQLICQLHNVTMHADAETDEVYAQMTLQPLSPQEQKDVYLLPAELGTPSKQPTNYFCKTLTASDTSTHGGFSVPRRAAEKVFPPLDYTQQPPAQELIARDLHDNEWKFRHIFRGQPKRHLLTTGWSVFVSAKRLVAGDSVLFIWNEKNQLLLGIRRANRPQTVMPSSVLSSDSMHIGLLAAAAHAAATNSRFTIFYNPRASPSEFVIPLTKYVKAVYHTRVSVGMRFRMLFETEESSVRRYMGTITGISDLDSVRWPNSHWRSVKVGWDESTAGDRQPRVSLWEIEPLTTFPMYPSPFPLRLRRPWPSGLPSLYGLKDGGDMGINSPFMWLQSGLGDQGMQSLNFQGLGVTPWLQPRFDASMPGLQPELYQAMTSAAFQEMRTMDPSKPSSQSLLQFQQPSNVPSAFASELQRQVLPQSQPQNTLLQNFQEHQTPAPSQISPQQLLRYHPYSDQRQQQQQLKTVPVQQQLQNLVSPLSNFAAATQPQSPSLQALASHCQQQSFPEPIRNHVSSSDVSPMQSLLGSFSQDGASQLLNRNGPNSVLSSGALLPKQITVESQVPSAGAQCVLPQVENLGTSQSNVSELTALPPFPGREHSAYQGAADPHSNLLFGINIDPSSLMLQNGMQNLRNLGNVNDSLSMTFSAPNCGGANAPGSDFPLSSNVTTSSCVDESGFLQSSENVDQSNTPTGTFVKVHKSRSLGRSLDISKFSSYDELRSELARLFGLEGQLEDPQRSGWQLVFVDRENDILLLGDDPWQEFVNSVWSIKILSPLEVQQMGKGVVPSTSAPSAQKLSSTATTNSCDNNYGVGKQELRSSSNGMASMGSLHY